Proteins from a single region of Ziziphus jujuba cultivar Dongzao chromosome 1, ASM3175591v1:
- the LOC132800409 gene encoding (-)-germacrene D synthase-like — MHHCYSNGVVDTEHDDLYTIAFWFRLLRQHGYYISCDVFNKFKDEEGNFKASLAIDVSGLLSLYEAAHLRIRGEEILDEAIAFTTTHLESMVSRISPHLLEKVTFALNRPIRKNLPRLETRHYVSLYPKEDFHNATLLKLAALDFNVLQALHQQEVSNITRQA, encoded by the exons ATGCACCACTGCTACTCTAATGGCGTTGTTGATACAGAGCACGATGACCTTTATACCATTGCTTTTTGGTTTCGCTTGCTTAGGCAACATGGTTATTATATATCATGTG ATGTATTTAACAAGTTTAAGGACGAAGAAGGAAACTTTAAGGCATCCTTAGCCATTGATGTGTCAGGCTTGCTAAGTTTGTATGAGGCTGCACACCTTCGTATACGCGGGGAAGAAATTCTTGATGAAGCCATAGCTTTCACTACCACTCATCTTGAGTCAATGGTGAGCAGAATAAGCCCACACCTCTTGGAAAAGGTCACATTTGCCCTGAACCGACCCATTCGTAAAAACTTACCAAGGTTAGAGACAAGGCACTACGTTTCTCTCTATCCCAAAGAAGATTTCCACAATGCAACTTTGTTGAAGTTGGCAGCGTTAGATTTTAATGTTTTACAAGCGTTGCATCAACAGGAGGTGAGCAACATTACAAGGCAAGCATGA
- the LOC107431236 gene encoding (-)-germacrene D synthase-like yields MVVQVTSTIPIPNAAANVSDVNRRSANFHPSIWGDHFLSYATSDSMEIEKEMEKVRKLKEQVKKMVVAPVNNPLEKVELINAIQRLGVAYHFESEIEEILQQINTLSCNYGDNENDFDLYTVALCFRLLRQQGYNSPCDIFSKFKDVEGKFKESLVDDVRGMLSLYEATHLRVHGENILDEALAFTTTHLERVASNLSHPLTHAVACALNRPIRRGLPRLEARYYMSIYPQDPSHNEVLLTFAKLDFNFLQQVHKKELSDIARWWKELEFAKKLPFARDRVIECYFWILGVYFEPQYYLARRTLTKVIAMTSVIDDIYDVYGTLEELEVFTEAVERWDICMIGQLPDYMQFCYRALLDVYSEIEEEMTKLGKSYRVDYAKQAMKYQVRAYFEEAKWFHKKHIPTMEEYMPVALITSAYGMLATTSFVGMGDEVTKHSFDWLFSKPKIEKASSVVCRLMDDVVSHKFEQKRGHVASAVECYMKQFGATEDEAVNEFRKQVSDAWKDINEECLYPTSVPMPLLVRILNLARVIDVVYKDGDGYTHASIVLKELVASLLINPVSL; encoded by the exons ATGGTAGTTCAAGTTACATCAACCATTCCAATTCCAAATGCTGCTGCCAATGTATCCGATGTGAATCGCCGTTCTGCCAATTTTCATCCAAGCATTTGGGGTGACCATTTCCTGTCATATGCTACTTCTGACTCTatg gaaatagaaaaagaaatggaaaaggtTCGGAAGTTGAAGGAACAAGTGAAGAAGATGGTAGTGGCTCCTGTCAATAATCCTTTGGAAAAAGTCGAATTGATTAATGCTATTCAGCGCTTAGGCGTGGCTTACCATTTTGAAAGCGAAATTGAAGAAATTTTGCAGCAAATCAACACTCTTAGTTGCAACTATGGTGACAATGAAAATGATTTTGACCTTTACACTGTTGCTCTCTGCTTTCGGTTGCTTAGACAACAAGGTTATAATAGTCCCTGTG ATATATTCAGCAAGTTCAAGGATGTGGAAGGGAAATTTAAGGAATCGCTTGTTGATGATGTTCGAGGAATGCTAAGTTTATACGAAGCTACACACCTTAGGGTTCATGGAGAAAATATACTAGACGAAGCTCTTGCTTTTACTACCACCCATCTTGAGCGTGTAGCATCCAATTTGAGCCACCCTCTTACACATGCAGTTGCTTGTGCGTTGAATCGGCCTATCCGAAGAGGCTTACCTAGGCTAGAGGCAAGGTATTACATGTCTATCTACCCCCAAGACCCTTCACACAATGAGGTTCTTCTAACTTTCGCAAAGTTAGATTTCAACTTTCTTCAGCAAGTGCACAAGAAGGAACTAAGTGATATTGCAAG GTGGTGGAAGGAGTTGGAATTTGCAAAGAAGCTACCTTTTGCAAGAGATAGAGTAATTGAGTGTTACTTTTGGATTCTGGGGGTTTATTTTGAGCCTCAATATTACCTTGCAAGGAGAACGCTAACCAAAGTCATTGCAATGACCTCTGTTATTGACGACATCTATGATGTGTACGGCACACTTGAAGAACTAGAGGTTTTTACTGAAGCTGTGGAAAG atGGGACATTTGTATGATTGGTCAACTTCCAGACTACATGCAGTTTTGTTACCGGGCACTCTTGGACGTTTATAGTGAAATTGAAGAGGAAATGACCAAACTAGGAAAATCATATCGCGTTGACTATGCTAAACAAGCA atGAAATATCAAGTGAGAGCTTACTTCGAAGAGGCCAAATGGTTTCACAAGAAACACATACCGACAATGGAGGAATATATGCCTGTGGCTCTAATTACCTCGGCGTATGGAATGCTGGCAACCACTTCCTTTGTTGGCATGGGAGATGAAGTTACCAAACACTCCTTCGATTGGTTATTCAGTAAGCCTAAGATAGAAAAGGCATCATCGGTAGTTTGCAGACTCATGGACGATGTGGTATCCCACAAG ttTGAACAAAAGAGAGGACATGTTGCGTCAGCCGTGGAATGTTACATGAAACAGTTTGGAGCCACAGAAGACGAAGCTGTAAATGAATTTCGCAAACAGGTTAGCGATGCATGGAAAGACATAAACGAAGAATGCCTCTACCCAACTTCAGTTCCTATGCCACTCCTCGTGCGAATTCTCAATCTTGCACGTGTCATTGATGTTGTATACAAGGATGGAGATGGCTATACTCATGCTAGCATTGTGCTCAAGGAATTAGTTGCTTCTCTGCTTATCAATCCTGTATCTCTGTAA